From the Planktothrix tepida PCC 9214 genome, one window contains:
- the fmt gene encoding methionyl-tRNA formyltransferase — protein sequence MKIVFFGTPQFAVPSLERLLDHPEFDVLAVVTQPDKRRGRGSQLTPSPVKILAETHQLSIWQPKRVKKDQNTLNLLREAQADVFVVVAYGQILSPEILDMPRLGCVNGHGSILPKYRGAAPIQWCLYHGEEETGMTSMLMDAGMDTGPMLLKAVTPIGLLENATDLGKRLAKLGADLLVETLLKLDRGEIQPIPQDQALATYAPLIKDEDYHLDWHRSAIALHHQIRAFYPNCITSFRDKPLKVCATVPLMPEYQSQFPPEYQNLQQQWPYLSQLSGQPGEVVALVKRFGPVVQTGAGLLLLTEVQLAGKRVQSGLDFANGTRLAVGEILG from the coding sequence ATGAAAATCGTTTTTTTTGGTACACCTCAATTTGCAGTTCCGAGTTTAGAACGGTTGTTAGACCATCCTGAATTTGACGTTTTAGCCGTTGTGACTCAACCCGATAAACGCCGAGGTCGGGGGAGTCAATTGACCCCTTCTCCGGTCAAAATATTAGCAGAAACCCATCAATTATCCATTTGGCAGCCCAAACGGGTGAAAAAAGATCAAAACACCTTAAATCTATTGCGAGAAGCTCAGGCGGATGTTTTTGTGGTGGTCGCTTATGGACAAATTTTATCCCCAGAAATTCTGGATATGCCTCGGTTGGGATGTGTGAATGGTCATGGCTCAATTTTACCCAAATATCGCGGAGCCGCCCCGATTCAATGGTGTTTATATCATGGGGAAGAGGAAACGGGAATGACATCTATGTTAATGGATGCAGGGATGGACACTGGGCCGATGTTATTAAAAGCGGTGACACCCATTGGACTATTAGAAAATGCAACGGATTTAGGAAAGCGGTTAGCGAAATTGGGGGCTGATTTATTAGTAGAAACTTTATTAAAATTGGACAGAGGAGAAATTCAACCGATTCCTCAAGATCAGGCTTTGGCAACTTATGCCCCTTTAATTAAAGATGAAGATTATCATTTAGATTGGCATCGATCTGCGATCGCATTACATCATCAAATTCGAGCCTTTTACCCCAACTGTATTACATCATTTCGGGATAAACCCTTGAAAGTGTGTGCTACTGTACCTTTAATGCCAGAATATCAGTCCCAATTTCCCCCGGAATACCAAAATTTGCAACAACAATGGCCCTATTTATCCCAACTTTCAGGACAACCAGGAGAAGTGGTCGCTTTAGTTAAACGTTTTGGGCCAGTGGTGCAAACGGGAGCAGGATTACTACTCCTGACAGAAGTACAATTGGCAGGTAAACGTGTACAATCTGGTTTGGATTTTGCAAATGGAACCCGTTTGGCGGTTGGAGAAATTTTAGGATAG
- a CDS encoding hydantoinase B/oxoprolinase family protein: MTSTPQPNATTYQFWIDRGGTFTDIVARKPDGSLITHKLLSENPDRYPDAVIQGIREILNLSPDQPIPSELISEVKMGTTVATNALLERKGDRTLLIITKGFKDALRIGYQNRPDIFARQIILPQMLYEQVIEVAERYTAQGKELTPVNLDLLKTQLQQVYQTGIRSCAIVLMHGYRYPHHEQKIAALAQEIGFTQISVSHQISPLMKLVSRGDTTVVDAYLSPILKRYINQVTSQLNCDAEKLLRPNPPAPFPAREWGVRDLFNIRNLILRILPPSPRRRGAGGEVKPNPIKLMFMQSNGGLTNAQKFQGKDSILSGPAGGIVGAVQTSLKAGFQNIITFDMGGTSTDVAHFNSEYERQFETEIAGVRMRTPMMAIHTVAAGGGSILTFDGSRYRVGPESAGANPGPACYRLGGPLTVTDANVMLGKIQPQFFPKVFGKNGDLPLDSEIVRQKFRELATEIQTQTRDNRAPEEVATGFITIAVENMANAIKKISLQRGYDVSNYTLCCFGGAGGQHACLIADTLGIKQIFIHPYAGVLSAYGMGLADVRILREKAIENRLTVELIPELEHIFSQLETEAKAELENPEFKTEVIFKLYLKYEGTDSTLAVNFVSDISALIQQFEQEHQTRYGFIKSEKALIVESITAEIIQKMDTSEEPILTRTRTQPPTAIATVPIYTNNQWQNTPIFERDDLQPGDIINGPSIIIESIGTNIIEPGWQAELTEQNYLVLKQTHSINPPVIKEDKTIKADPVKLEIFKNLFQFIAEQMGISLQNTASSVNIKERLDFSCAIFDQYGQLVANAPHIPVHLGSMSESVERLIAAKGETLKPGDVYMLNNPYNGGTHLPDVTVITPVFNDSGEQILFYVASRGHQADIGGITPGSMPPNSKNIEEEGILIDNFQLVKEGTFLETKLLNLLTSGKYPARNPATNLADLQAQIAANEKGVQELKKMVIQYGLNTVQTYMQYVQDNAEESVRRAIDVLTDGEFTYPMDNGGIIKVTIKIDKNNRNATIDFTGTSEQLTTNFNAPKAVCKAAVLYVFRTLVDDNIPLNAGCLKPLEIIIPEGCFLNPRYPAAVVAGNVETSQAIVDALYGALNVMAASQGTMNNFTFGNQNYQYYETICGGSGAGINYNGTDAVHTHMTNSRLTDPELLEWRYPVLLEEFSIRKNSGGLGQFKGGNGIIRKVQFLEPMTAAILSEHRLIPPFSLNGGQPGLVGKNYVIRNDKTREELNSTATVEMNIHDTFVIETPGGGGYGKNH; the protein is encoded by the coding sequence ATGACTTCCACACCCCAACCCAACGCTACAACCTATCAATTTTGGATTGACCGAGGGGGCACTTTTACCGATATTGTTGCCCGCAAACCCGATGGAAGTTTAATCACCCATAAATTATTATCAGAAAATCCCGATCGCTATCCCGATGCAGTCATTCAAGGCATCCGAGAAATATTAAACTTATCCCCAGATCAACCCATTCCCAGTGAATTAATTTCAGAAGTGAAAATGGGAACCACCGTTGCGACCAATGCCTTATTAGAACGAAAAGGCGATCGCACTTTATTAATTATCACCAAAGGTTTCAAAGATGCGTTAAGAATCGGCTATCAAAATCGCCCCGATATTTTTGCCCGTCAGATTATTTTACCCCAAATGCTCTATGAACAAGTGATAGAAGTCGCAGAACGTTATACCGCCCAAGGAAAAGAATTAACCCCCGTTAATTTAGATTTATTAAAAACCCAATTACAACAAGTTTATCAAACCGGAATTAGAAGTTGTGCCATTGTTTTAATGCACGGTTATCGCTATCCCCACCACGAACAAAAAATTGCCGCCTTAGCCCAAGAAATCGGCTTTACTCAAATTTCCGTTTCCCATCAAATTAGCCCGTTAATGAAATTAGTCAGCCGAGGGGATACTACCGTTGTTGATGCTTATTTATCGCCGATTTTAAAACGTTATATTAATCAAGTTACGTCTCAATTAAATTGTGACGCTGAGAAGTTATTGCGACCTAACCCCCCAGCCCCCTTCCCTGCAAGGGAATGGGGAGTAAGAGATCTTTTTAATATTAGAAATTTAATATTAAGAATTCTTCCCCCCTCGCCTCGCAGGAGAGGGGCTGGGGGAGAGGTCAAACCAAACCCCATTAAATTAATGTTTATGCAATCTAATGGTGGCTTAACCAATGCCCAAAAATTCCAAGGAAAAGATAGTATATTATCAGGGCCAGCCGGAGGAATTGTTGGGGCAGTTCAAACGAGTTTAAAAGCGGGATTTCAGAATATTATTACTTTCGATATGGGCGGAACATCCACCGACGTCGCCCATTTTAATAGCGAATATGAACGCCAATTTGAAACAGAAATCGCAGGGGTGAGAATGCGAACTCCGATGATGGCTATTCATACCGTCGCGGCGGGAGGCGGTTCAATTTTAACCTTTGATGGGTCACGATATCGCGTTGGGCCAGAGTCCGCCGGGGCAAATCCTGGGCCAGCTTGTTATCGTTTAGGAGGGCCGTTAACCGTTACGGATGCTAATGTAATGTTAGGGAAAATTCAGCCGCAATTCTTCCCGAAAGTATTTGGAAAAAATGGCGATTTGCCCTTAGATTCTGAAATTGTTCGTCAAAAATTTAGGGAATTAGCCACAGAAATTCAAACACAAACGAGAGATAACAGAGCACCGGAAGAAGTCGCCACCGGATTTATTACCATTGCGGTTGAAAATATGGCGAATGCGATTAAAAAAATCTCCCTCCAACGGGGTTATGATGTTTCTAACTATACCCTGTGTTGTTTTGGCGGTGCAGGCGGTCAACACGCTTGTTTAATTGCCGATACATTAGGAATTAAACAAATTTTTATTCATCCCTATGCTGGGGTATTATCGGCTTATGGAATGGGTTTAGCGGATGTCAGAATATTACGAGAAAAAGCCATTGAAAATCGATTAACCGTTGAATTAATTCCCGAACTAGAACATATTTTTTCCCAATTAGAAACGGAAGCCAAAGCAGAATTAGAAAATCCTGAATTCAAAACCGAGGTTATTTTTAAACTGTATCTAAAATATGAAGGAACAGATTCAACGTTAGCGGTTAATTTTGTTTCTGATATATCTGCTTTAATCCAACAATTTGAACAAGAACATCAAACCCGCTACGGCTTTATTAAATCGGAAAAAGCCTTAATTGTTGAATCAATCACCGCAGAAATTATTCAAAAAATGGATACTTCCGAAGAACCGATATTAACCCGAACTCGAACTCAACCTCCTACAGCGATCGCAACAGTTCCTATATATACTAATAATCAATGGCAAAATACCCCTATTTTTGAAAGAGATGATTTACAACCCGGAGATATTATTAACGGCCCTTCTATTATTATAGAATCCATTGGCACAAATATTATTGAACCCGGATGGCAAGCGGAATTAACAGAGCAAAATTATTTAGTTTTAAAACAAACTCATTCTATTAACCCTCCTGTAATTAAAGAAGATAAAACAATAAAAGCTGACCCTGTAAAATTAGAAATCTTTAAAAATCTATTTCAATTTATCGCCGAACAAATGGGAATTAGCTTGCAAAATACCGCCAGTTCTGTTAATATTAAAGAGCGCCTCGATTTCTCCTGTGCTATTTTTGATCAATATGGTCAATTAGTCGCCAATGCACCCCATATTCCCGTCCATTTAGGGTCAATGAGTGAAAGTGTCGAAAGGTTAATTGCTGCCAAAGGAGAAACCCTAAAACCTGGGGATGTTTATATGCTTAATAATCCCTATAATGGAGGCACTCATTTACCCGATGTTACCGTCATTACTCCTGTTTTTAATGATTCCGGCGAACAGATTTTATTTTACGTTGCTTCACGGGGACATCAAGCAGATATTGGAGGAATAACCCCAGGTTCAATGCCTCCCAATAGTAAAAATATAGAAGAAGAAGGCATTTTAATCGATAATTTTCAACTCGTTAAAGAAGGCACATTTTTAGAAACAAAACTCTTAAATTTATTAACATCAGGAAAATATCCAGCCCGAAATCCTGCCACAAATCTTGCGGATTTACAAGCGCAAATAGCCGCCAATGAAAAAGGCGTTCAAGAATTGAAAAAAATGGTAATTCAATATGGCTTAAATACCGTTCAAACTTATATGCAGTACGTTCAGGATAATGCTGAAGAATCCGTGCGTCGGGCAATTGATGTGTTAACGGATGGTGAGTTCACCTATCCAATGGATAATGGAGGGATAATCAAAGTTACGATTAAAATTGATAAAAATAACCGTAACGCTACAATCGATTTTACCGGAACATCTGAACAATTAACGACTAATTTTAACGCGCCAAAAGCGGTTTGTAAAGCAGCCGTTTTATATGTTTTTAGAACCTTAGTAGACGATAATATTCCTCTGAATGCAGGGTGTCTAAAACCCTTAGAAATTATTATCCCTGAAGGCTGCTTTTTAAACCCTCGTTATCCGGCGGCTGTGGTGGCGGGGAATGTGGAAACGTCTCAAGCAATAGTTGATGCGTTATATGGCGCATTAAACGTGATGGCAGCTTCTCAAGGAACCATGAATAACTTCACCTTTGGTAATCAAAATTATCAATATTATGAAACGATTTGTGGCGGTTCTGGTGCGGGAATAAACTATAATGGAACTGATGCCGTTCATACCCACATGACCAACTCCCGTTTAACTGATCCTGAATTATTAGAATGGCGTTATCCGGTGTTATTAGAAGAGTTTAGTATTCGGAAAAATAGTGGCGGTTTAGGGCAATTTAAAGGCGGGAATGGAATTATTAGAAAAGTACAATTTTTAGAACCCATGACCGCAGCAATATTATCAGAACATCGCCTCATTCCCCCTTTTAGTTTAAATGGCGGACAACCTGGGTTAGTCGGTAAAAATTATGTAATTCGCAACGATAAAACTAGAGAAGAATTAAACAGTACCGCCACCGTTGAAATGAATATTCATGATACTTTTGTAATTGAAACTCCTGGGGGTGGAGGATATGGGAAAAATCATTAA
- a CDS encoding ATP-binding protein — MSNEALLAQSNLQVKTTLTALEEVLKWFDRITSTFLPSDIFHKCQIALTEGFTNAVRHAHRTLPETTPIELEVKVFSPWIEMRIWDWGEPFNLEKALEMMSEMHADPLEHEGGRGLIFMSKLTDELYYTRLDDQRNCLVMKKQIY; from the coding sequence ATGAGTAATGAAGCGCTACTAGCACAATCTAATCTTCAGGTGAAAACCACACTAACCGCCTTAGAAGAGGTGCTAAAGTGGTTTGACAGAATCACCTCTACTTTTCTGCCTTCAGATATTTTTCATAAGTGTCAAATTGCTTTAACCGAAGGTTTTACAAACGCTGTGCGTCATGCTCATCGTACTTTACCCGAAACCACACCCATTGAGTTAGAAGTTAAGGTTTTTTCCCCTTGGATTGAAATGCGAATTTGGGATTGGGGAGAACCTTTTAACTTAGAAAAAGCCCTAGAGATGATGAGTGAAATGCACGCTGACCCGTTAGAACATGAAGGCGGACGAGGACTGATTTTTATGTCTAAATTAACGGATGAATTGTATTATACACGGTTAGATGATCAACGCAATTGTTTAGTGATGAAAAAACAAATTTATTAG
- a CDS encoding sugar transferase: protein MVGQIPEEKFHITLAGEIVSVRLPERLSVLEAVSFKTTCQDVISLNPPPKKIILDFSQTIFIDSSGIGALISNLKTTKAKGIDLVLKSVGSQVMAVFSLTSLDQVLTIEPPSADDLLKEKVRGENRLPVTHPSIRSWLKRFIDVVGALVGLGITSILAIPIILAIRLDSPGPIFFGQVRCGWMGKRFRIWKFRSMCSNAEALKDKIPNQAQGAIFKNDNDPRITKVGQFLRRTSLDELPQFWNVLKGEMSLVGTRPPTPDEVERYEVPQWQRLDVKPGMTGEWQVNGRSQVKNFEDIIRLDLKYQENWSLMYDMKLIAKTIMVVFHKNSGAM from the coding sequence ATGGTTGGTCAAATTCCAGAGGAAAAATTTCACATTACCCTAGCAGGAGAGATCGTCTCTGTTCGCTTACCAGAACGTTTAAGTGTGTTAGAGGCGGTTTCCTTTAAAACGACCTGTCAGGATGTTATTTCTCTCAATCCTCCGCCGAAAAAAATTATTTTGGATTTTAGCCAGACTATATTTATTGATAGTAGTGGAATTGGTGCACTGATTAGCAATCTAAAAACAACAAAAGCCAAAGGGATTGACTTAGTTTTAAAATCCGTTGGCTCTCAAGTGATGGCTGTTTTTTCCCTCACTTCCCTCGACCAAGTGTTAACTATAGAACCTCCGAGTGCGGATGACTTACTCAAGGAGAAAGTTCGCGGGGAAAATCGCCTTCCTGTGACTCATCCGTCTATTAGGTCTTGGTTGAAGCGATTCATTGATGTTGTGGGTGCGCTGGTGGGTTTAGGAATTACATCAATCTTAGCAATTCCGATTATTCTGGCGATTCGTTTAGATAGTCCAGGGCCAATTTTCTTTGGTCAAGTGCGTTGTGGGTGGATGGGAAAACGGTTCCGCATTTGGAAGTTTCGTTCCATGTGTAGCAATGCTGAAGCCTTGAAAGATAAAATTCCTAATCAAGCACAAGGGGCTATTTTCAAGAATGATAATGATCCTCGAATTACCAAAGTGGGTCAGTTTTTACGGCGAACCAGTTTAGATGAATTACCGCAATTTTGGAATGTTTTAAAGGGTGAAATGAGTTTAGTGGGTACTCGTCCGCCTACACCGGATGAGGTGGAACGTTATGAAGTTCCTCAATGGCAAAGATTAGATGTTAAGCCGGGAATGACGGGAGAATGGCAAGTGAATGGTCGCTCTCAAGTCAAAAATTTTGAGGATATTATTCGTTTAGATTTGAAGTATCAAGAAAATTGGAGTTTAATGTACGACATGAAGTTAATTGCCAAAACTATAATGGTTGTATTTCACAAAAATAGCGGTGCTATGTAG